The Belonocnema kinseyi isolate 2016_QV_RU_SX_M_011 chromosome 2, B_treatae_v1, whole genome shotgun sequence nucleotide sequence attttgtaaTTTATAGGTGCTTGGGAAAAtcagtatgaatttaaaaataaattttctgatttaagGATCGGTGGATGAACTGGATGAAAAGGGATTGTCTGGATTAATGTGGGCTGCGGGATATGGACAATTGGGTAGTGCGAGACAACTTTTGGAAGCTGGAGCTGATAAAAATTGTCGAGGACATCAAGGACAAACACCTTTGCATTTGGCAGCAGCCTATGGACATCATGATTTAGTGAAACTTTTATTAAGTCACGGCGCTGATCCTAATCTTTCTGAAGAGGTATCTATATTAATAATCAATCAAatagaaagaaattgaaaatataattgaaatagaaataaaattgtattttctacaatatagtcgagttttgcaaaaaaaaaaataggaaatttaaaaaaattgtttaattatcaaacaaaaaatatggcattttgaaaaaaatcagttaaaaaaatttattttcagactattaggaaaaactaaattttaacaaaatagggatatttttaaccaaatacttgaatgttctaaacaaatatttgagtttcccacctaaaaagacgaactttcaacaaaatagttgaattgtcaacaaaaaacaatGATCTTTtaggaaagattttgaatttttaacaaaagagtaaaatttttaactaaaaaattaaaaattttatcatacaatatttaaatattcagtttaaaaggttaattttgaggctagtaaaaaacttattttaaataatatagggACACTTTTAAacattacttgaattttctaaaaaaatatttgagttttcaacctaaaaagagttaaattttcaacgaaaaaggatgatctttaaaaaaaattaaaaattttaacaaaacaataaaatttttaactaaaaaatctaaatttgtaacatatcatacaatatttaaatattcagtttaaaaagttgatttttaggccagtgaaaaacttattttaataaaacagagacatttttaaccaaattcttgaattttctaaaaaaatatttgagttttcaacctacaaagagttaaattttcaacgaaaaaggatgatctttaaagaaaaatttaaaattttaacaaaacaataaaatttttaactaaaaaatctaaatttgtaacatatacaatatttaaatattcagtttaaaaagttgatttttaggccagtgaaaaacttattttaataaaacagggacatttttaaccaaattcttgaattttctaaaaaaatatttgagttttcaacctaaaaagagttaaattttcaatgaaaaaggatggtctttgaagaaaaataaaaaatttttaacaaaacaataaaatttttaactaaaaaaatctaaatttgtaagatatcatacaatatttaaatattcagtttaaaaagttgatttttaggccagtgaaaaatttattttcaataaaatagagaCATTTGTaacgaatacttgaattttttaacaaaatatttgagtttttcatccaaaaagacgatcttacaaaatatttgaattttcagctaaaaagaagttttttttttaattctgaattttcaacaaaagaattaaatttttaactgaaacatataaattttgaacgaagcatagaatatttaaatttttagtcaaagaagttaattttcaatccaataaaaaactattattcaacaaaatagttgaattttaaaaaatgttattaaattttttactaaaaaaggatcAATCAACCAAGCatggaatatttagattttcagataaaaaaattaacttctgacgaagtagttcatcttttaaactgcgttgttaaatttttatcccaaaaagatgaatttttaacaaaaaaatttaatatttcgaagaaaaaatattaattttttaccaaaggaaatgaacttcattgtttattaaaaattgtattctttagtctataaattatcCCAAAACCTTTTTATGTATACTATAcatgtttggttcagaatttatctcttttagttaaaaatatgacaatttggttgaaaattcaactacttgattgaaagttgaagttcttcgttaaaaatcaattttattggttgaagatgtcaacatttttctaaagattcatttcttttcttaaaattaattttcttcactgaaaatttatttattctattttttaccgaaaatttattggttttaggtcaaagttgaactactttgtcgagaatttaatttattcgttgaagatttaactgttttgtcaaaaattcggtttattgaaaattaattttttgaactgaaaatttcattctattccatttttggttgaaaattcatattttttagttgaaaattaaactcatgtatttcgttgaaaattaatcttttttatagaaaattaatctttttggttgaaaatttcactttttgggatgaaaattatattattttggtagacaattaaacttttttgttgaaaattaactttttggtttgaaaatgcaactgctttgtagaaaatacgcctttttggcttaaaaattcaataattcatttaaataaaattttcgcacttgactgaaaaatcattcttagttgaaaagttaatttttttttgttcaaagttcgtcaattttattcatttccgttatttttaaattaaaacattttttgtttgaagtatcGGCTGTaagatttttcgttaagaattaatatttttgattcaattgaattgcttttaattaaaaataaaaaccgtttttattgaaatgtcagctaaaacatttttcatcaggagttcatttattttttcttgaagatccatcgttttagttcaaaattcgtctttggctaaaaatttatgaattttgtttaaaaattcttttttttttaggtagaaaattaatattctggctcaaaaattcaattattttgattgaaaatttaactatttggttaattctTCATGTTTTACGGTCAAACATTCCTCTTAATTGATggagaattcgtcctttttggattgaaaatttttctcttttattacaaaagttcttgattaaaaaataatctttctcgatggaaaatttaaatatttgtttgaaaaataatctttttcggtcgaaaattcgtcttttttaatggaaaattcatcttgttgataTGAATAgtaaatatttggctaaaaattcacctgtttttgtttgaaaattcatccatttcgttcaaaattcaactatttggttaaaaaatcatctttcttgattcaaaataaaaatatttgttcgaaaaatatactttttcggtcgctaaaggttcaactatttggttaaaaaatattttttggtagaaaatttttatttatattttttattacaaaaagttcttggtttgaaaatgatctttcttgatggaaaattttaatatctgtttgaaaaataatctttttcggtcgaaaattctacCTTACAGatagaagattcgtcttttttaatggaaaattcttttgaaagctaaaaattcacctgtttttgtttgaaaattcgtccatttcattcaaaattcaactatttggtttaaaaattatctttcttgattgaaaactaaaatatttgtttgaaaaataatctttttcggtcgttcaaagctcaactatttggttaaaaaatattttttggttgaaaattcgtcctttggaaataaataaataaactcatattttttattacaaaatttcctggttaaaaaattatctttcttgatggaaaattttaatatttgtttgaaaataatctttttcggtcgaaaattcgactttacagatagaagattcgtcttttttaatggaaaattcttcttttttggtagaaaagttcctaattgaatctttcttggttgaaaatcgaactatcttctaaaatattcatctttctgatATGAATAGtaattatgtggttgaaaatgcatctgtttttgtttgaaaattctaccatttcgttcaaaatttaattatttggtttaaaaatcaactttcttgattgaaaattaaaatatttgtttgaaaaataatcttcttcggtcgttaaaaatacaactctttggttaaaaaaaattttttcggtcgaaaattcgtcttttggatagaaaattcgtccttttgatataaataaataaattcatattttttattacaaaatttcctggttaaaaaattatctttcttgatggaaaattttaatatttgtttgaaaataatctttttcggtcgaaaattcgactttacagatagaagattcgtcttttttaatggaaaattcttcttttttggtagaaaagttcctaattgaatctttcttggttgaaaatcgaactatcttctaaaatattcatctttctgatATGAATAGtaattatgtggttgaaaatgcatctgtttttgtttgaaaattttaccatttcgttccaaattcaattatttggttgaaaaatcaactttcttgattgaaaattaaaatatttgtttgaaaaataatatttttcggtcgttaaaaatacaactctttggttaaaaaaaattttttcggtcgaaaattcgtccttttgatataaataaataaattcatattttttattacaaaatttcctggttaaaagattatcttttttgatggaaaattttaatttttgtttgaaaataatctttttcggtcgaaaattcgactttacagatagaagattcgtcttttttaatggaaaattcttcttttttggtagaaaagttcctaattgaatctttcttggttgaaaatcgaactatcttcataaatattcatctttttgatatgaATAgtaattatttggctaaaaattcacctgtttttgttcgaaaattcatctatttcattcgaaattcaactatttggtttaaaaataatctgttttcattgaaaattaaaatatttgtttgcatttTGGGCTGTAGAGTCTCCCTATGTAAATgcttcaagtaaaaataaatacaagacaattatgaaataattattaaaaaattatgttatcagGAGGGTAATACTCCTCTGATCTATGGAGCAAATGGCGATCACCCTCACGTTTGTTACGAACTCTTATCAAAAGGAGCGGATGTAACGCATCGAAATATTCATGGTGTGAGTGCTTATCAAGCTGCGATTCTAAACAACGCAACAACAGGTAATTTTGtcgttttataataaattattgccGTCAGGGTGTCTAACTTacctggaaaatctggaaaatctagaaatgtcaaggaatttttttttaaactcacgaAATCTTTTCGGAAGCatgcttaattttttataaattgggttataaaattgaataacaatgatttttcagTCGCAAAAGtagatttatatttgtttttatttaactattttttaaataatttcctttttttatttttaaaattaatgtttcgaatgaaaatttaactattctatttttgtttcaaaattgattgtttttgtctcgaaaaaatttaagtatctcattgaaaattcgttctttttagtagaaaatttatcgtgtttgttgaaaatttaacaggctgtttgtaattttttttttcttgtgactaaaaaatatttcttagttgaaaattcgtcctttttgttagtttcaactgtttttgagtgaaaattaaaatcctttttggataaatatcAACTAcaacatttttcgtttagaattcatctattttggaataaaaattgagtatctatgttaaaagttaaactattttgttaaaaataaatttttttgtgtgaagattcatcattttaattgaaaattctcatctctttgcttgaaaaacgggctattttgttaaaaatttgtttttcctttagttgaaagttaattttgtttaactaaaattcatctatttcagttaaaactaccactatttttatgaaaatttgatttttttgggttgaaaattatttgtttttagtcaaaaatcaatccctttagttgagtattaatttttttttaactaaaaatttaactatttgatttttggttaactatttttttttcagttgaaaattcacgtattttcttgaaacttagtgtttttttgtagaaattaattttctttgttgaaaatttaactttttggttacaaattcaataactttaatcaaagattgataattttaattgaaaatccacattttttatttaaaattctattttagttctcttttttcgttcttcttttttctcttttttcttttttagttcaaagttcaaatatttggtttaaaaaatcatctgtttcttgttcaaaattcaatcatttcattgaaaatttatgtattttgttcaaacattttatttgtgtggaaaaataaattcttgtgctgaaaattcatcttgttgtttgaaaattcatcattttatttgaaaattcaaatttttggtcgaaaataaaaataatacttggAAAGTTGagctctttctttaaaaatttatctttttcggtttaaaattcaactatgtggtcgaaaatttgttgttgttttttttagttgaaccttcatgtatttcgttaaaaaatcgtattttttggtataaaattatttttcttgtttgaaaattaatcttcttgtatgaacattattctttttgtttgaaaatttctgtttttggttgaaaattcaattataacagttaaagatttatccttTTAGTCAAAAACTCATAATGTTTAGTTatcacaaatttaacaattccattttttgtttgaaaatttattttataaattgaaaatacaacgatgttttgtagaaaattggtcttttttagtggaaaattcatgtattttgctgaaaagtcatattttttgtataatattaatcttatgttttgacaattattctctttctttaaaattttttttcaaactgaaaatgtaactattataatggcatattctattattttagttgataatttatcactttatttaaaaattaatttttttatttgaaaatttatctatgtaggtctttggttaaaaattgaactatctagttaaaaattggtattttttatttgtaaattgcatttttcgtggaaatttaaattcttgtattgaaaattaatctttttgtccgaaaattcatctttttggttgaaagttcaagtattccagttaaatattcataattttagttaaaaattttttttttggtagaaaataaaattacttggatgaaagttaaacttttttgttgaaaattcattttttggtttaaaattcatctattctagatgaagattcctaattttattcaaaaattcatcacttttgttgaaaatttcttttgttttagttttgcaaaactaattttttgaactgaaaatttaactattccacttttggtaaaaaaactgatatttttcagttaaaaattcaactattatgttgaaaatgtgtctcttttatttgaaaattcaactattttgttaaaaatttatgtattttgttgaaaaatagtcacttttggtagaaaattatttttcttgtttcaaaattattctttttgtttgaaaattcatcttttttgtaaaaaataaaactattacagttgaagattcatcattttgtttttcctttgtggagaattaagttttttaattgaacatttaactatccgatttttggttgaaaactaatcttttttagttcaaaactcaactatctggttgagaatttatgtgttttgttgaaaccccctccttttttggtagaaaaataatctttttggttgaaaataaaaaatttttaaattcatctctcttgttgaaaatgcaatattttttaattgaattattattcaaattcatggaattacggACAAactcaagaaattattaatattgttttagCATTATTTAAGTAATCGAAGGTGCTAAGCTAATATATTCAAGaatatcttttaatataattcttcaagggtttataaattaaatagaaaaaattatatctggGAAAAACTTGAGATATCTTAAAAAAAGCCTggaattatcagggaatttttctccaggatttgagtagacgccctgaCACCTGAATTCTGTCTTACTCATTTATTTACgatttatgtttaataaaaatgtttttttttttgtttttttcagcgAAAGCCGTGATAGAAAACTACCTTGTACAAAAAGTTGTAAGCTCATCGACTGGAATTTTTTCCTAGGCTTATGCttattgcacaaatttgaatattaaaaaattttaaagcgatCTATTTCGAGATAAATTCCATCTAGTTGTAGGTTCGTTAATTTTCTGTATATTGAAGTTTGAAAAGAGTTAATGAATGTGATTTTTtacttgtttacaaaattattttttggctgaGTTGTTGTGAATGAATTGTATGATAATATTGATAATTGTTAAAtgaacaacttattttttaagttttgactagattttataataaacaaaaagaaacccatattttcctgttttttttcgcttaaaggcgaactgaattaatagaaacctatcagaaaatccaactatttttggttgaatgttaattattttttattgaaaaatctaataatttggttcaaaattatactgttttgttaaaaattgtatcattttgttataaagtctaccattaaaaaactcatattttgatataaaagccatcgttttaattgaaaaaactacTACATACTATATTTTTGCTTTATAATTTAtctctgttggttaaaaattctactatttgggtgaaagttttattattttgttatgtattaaagtattttgttaaaaagacatctttttaattcaaaaattcatttgtttcttgaaaattcattttttttttaataaaaaattcatcgttttatagaaaagtaattttttaaattgaaaattcatctgtcttgggTAAAATTTCTacgatttggttcaaaatttaattattttgttgaaaattcaacgattttcttaacaagtttttgttttagttcaaaaattcaactaattggctaaaaatttaactactttgttaaaaattaattgtatttgttGTCGATTAAaccatttgtgaaaattttttttgataaaattaaatttttctatgccTAAAGTGTAACAAATCCACTTTTaatggaaaatcgatttttttttttaattgaaaatttatgttttattttgagaatttgtcttttgtgttagaattaatctccttgggtttttttcttttttttcaaaattttgattgaaaatttaacaattttttttacaattttctatacgttgattaaatatttatctttttcagtcaaaaatttaactagttggttgacaatttgtcttttttttaagaaaatgattctcCTCTTGATTtaagatttaaccattttgttacaaaattcgtttgatttttggttaaaatgtaattttattacttgaaaattgaattattcttttcaactattttattgataaatttttctttttacttgaaaattcaactatttttttttgttgaaaatccatgtatttcattcaaaaattgatcttttttggattaaaattaatctttgtgattgaaaatttaactatttggttgaaagttgggctacctatttaaaaattcatctcctcggttgcaaattgtattattttgtttcatattcgatttttttgaaatctttaatgtTCCATTTTTGCTTCAATATTTGATcgaatttttgtcttgaaaatctaACAGTTTGACTGAaatgttttttctcttttctgaaaaatcgtttttggtttattttgtttgtttgttgaagattcataattttagttgaaaattcatctttttcgttaagaatgtaactatatcgttgaaaattacttttatttttgtagaaaattaattaattttgttagaaaatttaaccattttgttgaaaattaatttttttgctgaaaatacataCTTTCGGTAAGAAAATTacgctattttgtagaaaattcgtctctttggaaacatttttttcaactctacggattgcaaataatttttttttggcttaggatttaactattttgttgaaaacttatcttttttcatttaatttaaattgttttttttatttaaaattaaaatatttttttgtttaaatatcatttgtttttctgttgaaaattcatctctttgaccgaaaattaattttattgttgataattcatatttttttattcaaaaattaaacttttttgtagaaaattcgtctatttgaaaaacattaaattatttttagttaaaaatgcaaatggttgaaaattcctcttttgaaaatttttttttatctatttggttaaaaattgaacaatttggttgaaaattaaatttattgttgaaaattcatctctttggttgaaaatgcaacttttccgttcaaaattcgtcttttttgtagaaaataaatcttcttggtagaaaaatcatctatcatctattgaaaattaagttttttgtttaaaattcattttatggggTTTCCAAATTAAAcggtttcgtaaaaaattattattttttaaacatttcatttttttaatgcaaatgttgaatttttttaggacattttttaattaaaaatgcaaatggtttataatttaactgtttggttaaaaatgaattttttcgtttaaaattaatgtcttttgaatcatctttctggtgaaaaatgtaactattccgtttaaatttttttgtaggaaattaatcattttagtagaaaattgatctatttggttgaaaatttatatatttgggttcacaaatttttgagaaaattcatttttcatgtttttgagaaaattcatttttttggaaaaaagattttttttaaagttcacggcttgaaaatgatttttttttggttaatgattcaattattttattgaaaagttctcttttttatgatttgaattgttttttatttaaaataaaatttttcgttaaaatatcaattatatacctataatattttttttgagaattgatcttttttggttgaaaattaacatttttgttgtcaTTTTCATTTGCCAAatctgaaatcttcgaaaattcatatttccagattataatttattataaatcatatgcgcgcttttttttaaaactttgtctcACTATAGCCAACttaatgacaataaaattagtaatttcaataaaattggtaaaatcaaTTAAGTGTGAAGAAAATagatgtttaaaacattattttaacatgaaaattacTCTGATGGAGATTACAAATAATAGTCATgtctattttctaatttttagtcatgattttatttttgaaagtgtgTAGTGTAGTGTGTCAACGCTGCTTTTGCTAAATGGAGGTTATGTTTGTTCGGCATTTCAAACGGTGTTTGAAACAACAACTTTCGATGTTTCTGTCAAacttataatttgaataagaCCTCTAGGTTCGTTTCTAGCCACGAAAAATCTAGgacaatactaaaaaaaatacaattttatagtaATAAACTGTTTTGAgtgagaattaaaaagaaattctttgaaatttcaatcatgGAAGACCAGGCATGTCCACGTTGTAAAACAACAAAATATCGAAATCCGTCTTTAAAATTGATGGTAAACCTTTGTGGACATACACTATGTGAAAGCTGTGTCGATCTTCTCTTTTTGAAAGGTAATTTATGCTAATTATGATTCTTCATTTGTCCCAAGAGTCCCAATAGTGATGAAGTTTTAGGTTATCTTCTCATCTACATCGTATTTAAtcgttttaatagatttcaatgcTCAATATTTGCAGTTGTATTTGTATATTTAACGAAACATTAGTATCAAGAACAATTTTTgcgaattgttcaatttaaatctttattttaccGGAAGAATTTGACAAACGTTTGAACGAAAATCAcacatttatgttttattttttaggtttgattcacttattttattattcaagattcagtttctttatatttttaacgaattttgaaaCTGTTACTATGAATCGCAAGTCCAgaaaaattctaggaaaaaattgattttaaaattaaaacataatctGAAATTCACAATCCAATTTTTTGCGACATAATTTGCTTGCGGCATaattttgcttgagaattcatctttttggtttaaaattaaattgttttagttgaagat carries:
- the LOC117166932 gene encoding DNA-binding protein RFXANK, with product MKEVDENFEENDIKQENGTPCENTEASIGIRPRPLICKPGHVNVGCKSEPLETKWHWAPGAWQDATRTSAFQPYKPPTLLTNLQRGNTQTEIPQLYVGKDITFYTLAGQGELTPEDIRPGSVDELDEKGLSGLMWAAGYGQLGSARQLLEAGADKNCRGHQGQTPLHLAAAYGHHDLVKLLLSHGADPNLSEEEGNTPLIYGANGDHPHVCYELLSKGADVTHRNIHGVSAYQAAILNNATTAKAVIENYLVQKVVSSSTGIFS